GCGTGAGCATGATCCTGAGGCGGCACTGTTCGCCGAGGATGACGGCCTGGGCGCCATCCGCGTCGTGATCGCTGTTGCGCACCGGCTGCTGCGTCCTGGCGGCCTGGTGGTGATCGAGCACGGCGACGACCAGGGCCCTGCCGTGCTCGACGAGATGGCTCGGGCCGGCTTCGGCGATCAGGCCGATCACCTCGACCTGTCGGGGCGTCCACGTTTCGTCACGGGCAGACGCGTGCCAGGATGGGACGGTGAGTGAGCTGTCGAACGCTGAATCCGATGAGCCGCGCCGGCGGCGTTTCGATCTTTCCACCGAACGTGACGAGGGCCTGGCAGCGGCCCAGGATGCTCTCGCGAACGGTGACTTGGTTGTCATTCCCACCGACACCGTCTACGGCATCGCGGCGGACGCGCTGCAGCCGGCCGCTGTGCAGGGCCTGTTGGACGCCAAGCACCGCGGCCGCGACATGCCGCCGCCACTGCTGATCGCCGAGCCCGCCATGCTGCGTGCACTGGTGGTCGACGTCCCGGTCGAGGTGGATGCCTTGATCAATCGGTTCTGGCCGGGCGCGCTCACCCTCATCATGAGAGCCCAGCCGACGCTGAGGATGGACCTGGGCAAGACCGAGGGCACCATCGCCGTCCGGGTGCCCGATCACCCGGACGCCCGTGCGCTGCTGCGCCAGACCGGACCGCTCGCGGTGAGCAGTGCCAATGTCTCCGGCCAGCCGCCGGCCACCAACATCGACGAGGCCATCGACCAACTCGGGGATTCGGTTGCGGTCTACCTGGACGCCGGTGCCACCCCGGGGCCGACCGCATCCACCATCATCGACCTGGCGAGCACCCCGAGCGGACGAATCATCCGCGCGGGTGTGCTGGGCCATGCTGCGCTTGCCGTCGTGATGCCCAAGCTGGCCGACATCACCCCAGCGGCCCCCGAACCCGATCCTGCGGTGGCGTCCGACGGCGGGCAGACGCCGGATGCGTGAATACCTGCTGGTGATGCTCACCGCGGCAGCAACGACCTACCTGCTGTCGGGGCTGTGCCGCGCCATCGCCATCAGATTCAGCATTGAGGCGCAGATCCGGGTCCGTGACATGCACACCCGGCCGACGCCCTATCTCGGTGGTGTTGCGATGTTCGGCGGGGTGGCGATGGCCTTCCTGCTGGGGTCGATGATGCCTTTCCTCGGGCGCCACCAGGTCGTCTCCCGCGACTCACTCGGCATCCTGGCGGCCGGGGCGGTGATCTGCCTGGTGGGCGTGATCGACGACATCATCGATCTGCCGGCGATCGCCAAGGCCGCCGGCCAGGTGCTCGCCGCGGGTGTCGCGGTGCTCTTCGGTGTGCGGATGTATTGGATTTCGTTGCCGAACCAGATCATCGCGCTCGATCAGGCGACCTCGATCATCATCACGGTGGTCTTCATCTTCGTCTGCGTGAACGCGATCAACGTGATGGACGGGCTGGACGGGCTGGCCGCCGGAGTGGTCGCCATCGGTGCGTCCGCGATGTTCACCTACACCTATGTGCTCGCCCGCGAGCAGAACCTCGTGGTGGCGACCACGGCCAGTCTGGTCACCGCCACCACGACCGGGGTCTGTCTGGGCTTCCTGCCGCACAATTTTCACCGGGCCCGCATGTTCATGGGCGACGCCGGTTCGATGCTGCTTGGACTCCTGCTGTCGTGCTCGTCGCTGTCGTTCACCGGCCAGATGGACTCCCAATCGCTGAACCCCGAAGGCACCGGGATGCTGCCCTACTGGCTGCCGCTGGTGCTGCCGTTTGCGATCATGGCGCTGCCACTCATCGACCTGGTCGCTGCCTACATCCGGCGCACCATCAATGGCAAGTGGTGGTTCGTCGCCGACAAGCAGCATCTCCACCACCGGCTGATCCAGCGGGGCCATTCGGTGGTCAACGCGGTGTGGATTCTGTACCTGTGGAGCGCAGTGATCGCCTATGGCGTGATCGCTTTCGGGCTGGTGCGGCTGCCGGTGGCATTGCTGCTCATCGCGGCGGGGATAGCCGCTGCAACGCTCGTCACGGT
The Brooklawnia propionicigenes DNA segment above includes these coding regions:
- a CDS encoding L-threonylcarbamoyladenylate synthase, whose amino-acid sequence is MSELSNAESDEPRRRRFDLSTERDEGLAAAQDALANGDLVVIPTDTVYGIAADALQPAAVQGLLDAKHRGRDMPPPLLIAEPAMLRALVVDVPVEVDALINRFWPGALTLIMRAQPTLRMDLGKTEGTIAVRVPDHPDARALLRQTGPLAVSSANVSGQPPATNIDEAIDQLGDSVAVYLDAGATPGPTASTIIDLASTPSGRIIRAGVLGHAALAVVMPKLADITPAAPEPDPAVASDGGQTPDA
- a CDS encoding MraY family glycosyltransferase; the encoded protein is MREYLLVMLTAAATTYLLSGLCRAIAIRFSIEAQIRVRDMHTRPTPYLGGVAMFGGVAMAFLLGSMMPFLGRHQVVSRDSLGILAAGAVICLVGVIDDIIDLPAIAKAAGQVLAAGVAVLFGVRMYWISLPNQIIALDQATSIIITVVFIFVCVNAINVMDGLDGLAAGVVAIGASAMFTYTYVLAREQNLVVATTASLVTATTTGVCLGFLPHNFHRARMFMGDAGSMLLGLLLSCSSLSFTGQMDSQSLNPEGTGMLPYWLPLVLPFAIMALPLIDLVAAYIRRTINGKWWFVADKQHLHHRLIQRGHSVVNAVWILYLWSAVIAYGVIAFGLVRLPVALLLIAAGIAAATLVTVNPGQRHRTQADA